In Glycine max cultivar Williams 82 chromosome 10, Glycine_max_v4.0, whole genome shotgun sequence, the DNA window TTGCTAAAAGTGTATATAATTGAATTCTACAAGTCTCAAAGTTGATTTGCTTCTATGGTTTTGTTGatggaagaagaaaatattgtcTAATTTTAATATGGCTTGCAGTTCCGCCAAATTGCAATGTTATATCAAAATAATGGTCATGGTTTCGAATCCCCTTATTAACATAAAATACTAATTGCTAACATTTTCtgagaaaataaatacatatatcaaaataatgGTGTTAATATTTATAGGTGTTGAGTCATTTGACATTGATCTGAAGGAGCAGAAGGTGACAGTGAAAGGAAATGTGCAGCCGGACGAAGTTCTGCAAGCCGTTTCCAAATCCGGAAAGAAGACGGCATTCTGGGTGGATGAAGCACAACCACCTGAAAACAAGCCTTCTGAAACTGCACCTGTTACCTCAGCTGAGAATGATAACAAGGCTTCAGAAAGTGGACCTGTTGCCTCAGAAAACAAGCCTCCAGAAGCTGCACATGTTGCCTCAGCTGACCCTGAAACCAAGCCTTCAGAAACTGCTGTTGAAACTGTTGCTTAAGGCATTTGTGGTTCTATTTTTCTATGTGGAAGTAGGTCTGTTTCATATAGTATATGATGTGCTTTGTGCATGTCAGCTAATATATTTGCATTGGTGTGCTGTTACAGTGTTACTGGTTTCTAAGCTTCAATAACTTGTGGCCGATTTTTCACATGAGATACATTTCAAGTGTGCTATAATTTAGAATTTAACTTGTCGCTGTTCTTATTACTGTTTTTGTTCTCTTCTTTATGTTCTTACCACGCCGTGATCCTATTGGGAAGAGCTTATTTTCCGCTTATTTGGGCTTGTGAATTTCTTATGCAGCATTCAAGGAAGACAATTgatgaataattttctttgcATGTGAGCCATATTATGGGGTACTCACATTAAAATtatggtttaaatatgtttttcatctttcaaattgaataattagtttttagtgctccaaatttaaatttgattttttagttcttatttataaaaaatgttctTTTAGTTCCTCTTGTCATTAAGTGTCACAAAAGATAATGAATTTGTAATTTGTGACAGAATTTAACCATTagagtttagttttaatttaaatattaaaacatgATTTTTGATGATTTTAAATCGCCAAAATcacttataacaaaaaaaaaaaaaattccatggCACTTGCCTAAACTCTCACAAGTTCGATGAAACCCAACGAACTCTTGTCATTTCTTCTTCCTCGATTGATTATGTGTAATGTTTTGGCCTTTTTCCGAGCTCTCCTTTGATCAATCTCAGGCTGGTCCTGAGCCTTGTTTTGAAGTGCGACCACACAAAACCCACAACATAAGGgcctgtaaaaattaaaaataaaatcttatagttgcataataatttttcttatgttgtatttataaataatttaaaattattcttttattaaaagtctcttttttattcaaattaaaatgtgctattattaaaaaaattcaaatgtgatgtgataaaaaaaattatctttcttaTGGGTTGTTAGTTTTTCCTAATGTGTCACAATCCCTCTAAATATGAAAAAGTTTGAAATAAATACGTTTTTGGCTCtccta includes these proteins:
- the LOC100305622 gene encoding Copper transport protein CCH-like, with translation MSSQTVVLKVGMSCQGCAGAVNRVLEKMEGVESFDIDLKEQKVTVKGNVQPDEVLQAVSKSGKKTAFWVDEAQPPENKPSETAPVTSAENDNKASESGPVASENKPPEAAHVASADPETKPSETAVETVA